From Streptomyces sp. NBC_00370, a single genomic window includes:
- a CDS encoding carbohydrate ABC transporter permease, translating to MSTFTAGGVNTGAERPVTARRKRRPGYGRYALELVMIAAAVVFLFPVYALLTLALKSPSQIADSPLSPPTSPTFDNFGNAWSSASLGSALVNSAVITAVSLLLLIVVGSTGAYYLARCVRGLGYGLYVLFLLGIVLPFQLGMIPLYRLVDDLGWLGTYQGMILFYTGIQLPFTVFLYTGFIRALPADYAQAALIDGCNHRQAFTRIVFPLLRPITGTVIILNAVFIWNDFFTPLLYLGGSGKETVPVGIFSFVGQYVSDYGLVFAGLALAALPILVIFLFLQRFVIKGFAGGLKG from the coding sequence GTGAGTACCTTCACGGCCGGCGGGGTCAACACCGGCGCCGAGCGGCCCGTCACGGCACGCCGCAAGCGACGGCCCGGGTACGGGCGTTACGCCCTCGAACTGGTGATGATCGCGGCCGCCGTCGTCTTCCTGTTCCCGGTGTACGCCCTGCTCACGCTGGCGCTCAAGTCCCCGTCGCAGATCGCCGACTCACCCCTGTCGCCGCCGACCTCACCCACCTTCGACAACTTCGGCAACGCCTGGTCGTCCGCGTCCCTCGGGTCGGCCCTGGTGAACAGCGCGGTCATCACCGCCGTCAGTCTGCTGCTGCTCATCGTGGTCGGCTCGACCGGCGCCTACTACCTGGCGCGGTGTGTCCGGGGCCTCGGCTACGGGCTGTACGTCCTGTTCCTGCTGGGGATCGTCCTGCCGTTCCAGCTCGGCATGATCCCGCTGTACAGACTGGTCGACGACCTCGGCTGGCTCGGCACCTACCAGGGCATGATCCTGTTCTACACCGGCATCCAACTGCCGTTCACCGTCTTCCTCTACACCGGATTCATCCGGGCGCTGCCGGCGGACTACGCGCAGGCGGCGCTGATCGACGGGTGCAACCACCGGCAGGCGTTCACCCGGATCGTCTTCCCGCTGCTGCGGCCGATCACCGGCACCGTGATCATTCTGAACGCGGTCTTCATCTGGAACGACTTCTTCACCCCGCTGCTGTACCTGGGCGGCTCCGGCAAGGAGACCGTGCCGGTGGGGATCTTCTCATTCGTCGGGCAGTACGTCTCCGACTACGGTCTGGTCTTCGCGGGTCTGGCGCTCGCCGCGCTGCCGATCCTCGTCATCTTCCTGTTCCTCCAGCGTTTCGTGATCAAGGGGTTCGCAGGTGGGCTCAAGGGCTGA
- a CDS encoding carbohydrate ABC transporter permease: protein MFVVPALVVYAIVVLYPSIAGVVYAFTDWSGIGSFSFVGLANFHTLLGDDRAIQSVTNTLLLTVAVVVVQNGIGLLLALGVNANIKSRALLRVIFFAPAVVSPVMVAFLWKYVYNPDNGAGLNGILGAVGLGSLRQDWLGNPSLALWSVAAMVVWQYAGYSMVIFLAGLQGVPAELHEAARIDGAGTWQRFRYVTWPLLAPALTINLMLSTIGGLKLFDQVYAATNGGPGTSSETLSTVLYKEAFVYGKFGYSTAVALVLALFVAAVSLIQLRYLRAREVTA, encoded by the coding sequence ATGTTCGTCGTTCCGGCGCTCGTCGTGTACGCGATCGTCGTCCTGTACCCGAGCATCGCCGGTGTGGTCTACGCGTTCACCGACTGGTCCGGCATCGGATCGTTCTCGTTCGTGGGCCTCGCCAACTTCCACACCCTGCTCGGTGACGACCGCGCCATCCAGTCCGTCACCAACACCCTGCTGCTGACCGTCGCCGTCGTCGTCGTGCAGAACGGCATCGGGCTGCTGCTGGCGCTCGGCGTGAACGCCAACATCAAGTCCAGGGCGCTGCTGCGGGTGATCTTCTTCGCGCCCGCCGTGGTCAGCCCGGTGATGGTGGCGTTCCTCTGGAAGTACGTCTACAACCCCGACAACGGCGCGGGGCTCAACGGCATTCTCGGCGCCGTCGGTCTGGGCAGTCTGCGCCAGGACTGGCTGGGCAACCCGTCGCTCGCGCTGTGGTCCGTGGCGGCGATGGTCGTGTGGCAGTACGCCGGCTACTCGATGGTGATCTTCCTGGCCGGTCTGCAGGGCGTGCCCGCCGAACTCCACGAGGCGGCGCGGATCGACGGCGCCGGCACCTGGCAGCGGTTCCGCTACGTCACCTGGCCGCTGCTGGCACCGGCACTGACCATCAACCTGATGCTGTCCACGATCGGCGGCCTGAAGCTCTTCGACCAGGTGTACGCGGCGACCAACGGCGGCCCCGGCACATCGAGCGAGACGCTGTCGACCGTGCTCTACAAGGAAGCGTTCGTGTACGGGAAGTTCGGCTACAGCACGGCTGTGGCGCTGGTCCTCGCGCTGTTCGTGGCCGCCGTCTCCCTGATCCAACTCCGTTATCTGCGTGCCCGGGAGGTCACCGCGTGA